The following proteins come from a genomic window of Syngnathus acus chromosome 15, fSynAcu1.2, whole genome shotgun sequence:
- the chrm3a gene encoding muscarinic acetylcholine receptor M3, with amino-acid sequence MTSNSTDSSGLFLIPDTFPAAGLSQQSNSFHQAGTGPWLVLHVTTPGGNSSAVLNSSQSQDGNGTSALDPLGGHTVWQVVLIVLLTGMLSLVTVIGNILVVVSFKVNRQLKTVNNYFLLSLAVADLIIGVISMNLYTAYLVMDYWALGNWACDLWLAIDYVASNASVMNLLVISFDRYFSVTRPLTYRAKRTTKRAGVMIGLAWFVSLVLWAPAILLWQYFEGQRTVPPNKCYIQFLQQPIITFCTAMAAFYLPVTIMSVLYWRIYKETENRSKELAGLQGSGARAGGSSGIAARNGNATVDRARFVRQTGSSRSCNSYELTRLSQRKNACRELVSRLHCWPGVRSWRPGSIRQGERDPDQSSTDSWNNNDNAVSLDQSGSSDDEDCGGRDGHTIFSIVLSLPGIKAAVNSQLTSCEDLEEASEQDPLRGAEFNRRGLAAGAAGSPDGTDRSEASYHQRFCSRSNASAPTERAASDSGCPDDAAAAPDSRTTGTKSVPMSFKEAAMAKRFAARARTQISKRKRMSIVKEKKAAQTLSAILFAFIITWTPYNIMVLINAFSKASIPNTLWAVGYWLCYVNSTVNPMCYALCNKTFRTTFKMILLCRWDRKKRRKLQFQQRPSVVFHRRIPREST; translated from the coding sequence ATGACCTCCAACAGCACAGACTCTTCCGGTCTCTTCCTGATTCCCGACACCTTCCCCGCAGCCGGTTTGTCCCAGCAGTCCAACTCCTTCCATCAAGCGGGGACGGGACCCTGGTTGGTGCTTCACGTCACCACCCCGGGTGGCAATTCCTCTGCCGTGTTAAACTCCAGTCAATCACAAGATGGCAACGGGACATCGGCCCTGGATCCCCTGGGCGGGCACACGGTGTGGCAGGTGGTCCTCATCGTCCTGCTGACCGGAATGCTCTCGCTGGTCACCGTCATTGGAAACATCCTGGTGGTGGTGTCCTTCAAGGTCAACCGCCAACTGAAAACGGTCAATAACTACTTCCTGCTGAGCTTGGCAGTGGCTGACCTCATCATCGGGGTCATCTCCATGAACCTGTACACGGCCTATCTCGTGATGGATTACTGGGCTCTGGGGAACTGGGCTTGTGACCTGTGGTTGGCTATTGACTACGTGGCCAGCAACGCTTCAGTTATGAACCTGCTGGTCATCAGCTTCGACCGCTACTTTTCGGTGACCAGGCCTCTGACTTACCGGGCCAAACGGACAACAAAGCGGGCCGGGGTCATGATCGGCCTGGCCTGGTTCGTTTCTCTGGTTTTGTGGGCCCCGGCCATCCTTCTGTGGCAGTACTTTGAGGGTCAAAGGACGGTGCCTCCCAATAAGTGCTATATTCAGTTCCTCCAGCAGCCCATCATCACCTTCTGTACGGCCATGGCGGCTTTCTACCTGCCCGTGACCATCATGAGTGTGCTCTACTGGCGGATTTACAAGGAGACGGAGAACCGCTCCAAAGAGTTAGCCGGGCTGCAGGGTTCGGGGGCCCGCGCCGGAGGCAGCAGCGGGATAGCGGCAAGAAATGGCAACGCCACGGTGGACAGAGCCCGTTTTGTGCGTCAAACCGGGAGCTCCAGAAGTTGCAACAGCTACGAGCTGACAAGGTTGTCGCAAAGGAAGAACGCCTGCCGGGAGTTGGTTAGCCGCCTGCACTGCTGGCCCGGGGTCCGATCCTGGAGACCCGGCAGCATCCGTCAAGGAGAGAGGGACCCAGACCAGAGCAGCACAGACAGCTGGAACAACAATGACAACGCTGTTTCGCTGGACCAGTCGGGCTCGTCGGATGACGAAGACTGCGGCGGGAGAGACGGCCACACCATTTTCTCCATCGTCCTCAGCCTGCCCGGCATAAAAGCGGCTGTCAACTCCCAGCTCACCTCCTGCGAGGACTTGGAGGAAGCCTCGGAACAGGACCCGCTAAGGGGGGCGGAGTTCAACAGACGCGGCCTTGCTGCCGGTGCGGCCGGCAGTCCTGACGGAACTGATCGCTCCGAAGCGAGCTACCACCAACGCTTCTGTTCACGCAGCAACGCGTCGGCACCGACCGAGCGGGCCGCCTCCGACTCGGGTTGTCCGGACGACGCGGCGGCGGCCCCCGACTCCCGCACCACCGGCACCAAATCCGTTCCCATGTCCTTCAAAGAGGCGGCAATGGCCAAGCGCTTTGCGGCCCGAGCTCGGACTCAGATCTCCAAGAGAAAGCGAATGTCCATAGTGAAGGAGAAGAAGGCCGCTCAGACGCTCAGCGCCATTCTCTTTGCCTTCATCATCACGTGGACGCCGTACAACATCATGGTCCTGATCAACGCCTTCAGCAAAGCGTCCATTCCTAACACGCTGTGGGCGGTGGGCTACTGGCTCTGCTATGTCAACAGCACCGTCAACCCCATGTGCTACGCGCTGTGCAACAAGACCTTCCGGACCACCTTTAAGATGATCCTGCTCTGCCGCTGGGACCGGAAGAAGCGCCGGAAGCTGCAGTTCCAGCAGAGGCCGTCTGTGGTCTTCCACAGAAGGATTCCCAGAGAGTCCACgtag